A part of Amycolatopsis camponoti genomic DNA contains:
- a CDS encoding 4-hydroxyphenylacetate 3-hydroxylase family protein produces the protein MTEGPSHAADEAGRRPVTRPLTGDEYIESLRDDRQVYLYGERVKDVTSHPAFHNPIRMTARLYDALHDPATKDVLTKPTDTGSDGYTHRFFATPRSVEDLVGDQQAIAAWSRLSYGWMGRSPDYKAAFLGTLGANADFYAPFDGNARRWYKEAQEKVLYWNHAIVHPPVDRNRPPDEVADVFVHVEKETDAGLIVSGAKVVATGSALTHANFIAHYGIPIKKREFALVCTIPTGAPGTKLICRPSYSATSAVMGSPFDHPLSSRLDENDTILVLDKVLVPWEDVFIYGDIGKVQLFTGQSGFIERFTFHGCTRLAVKLEFLAGLLIKALEITGTKDFRGVQSRVGEVLAWRNLFWSLSDSAARNPVPWRNGAYLPNPQYGLAYRWFMQVGYPRVREIIMQDVASGLIYTNSSAEDFKNPEIRPYLDKYVRGSGGVDSVERAKVMKLLWDAVGTEFGGRHELYERNYAGSHENTRVELLFGQLADGTVDGYKSFVDDCLAEYDLDGWTVPDLSSFGELRHFRDGLSGL, from the coding sequence GTGACCGAGGGACCGAGCCACGCCGCGGACGAGGCCGGCCGGCGGCCGGTGACGCGCCCGCTGACCGGGGACGAGTACATCGAGAGCCTCCGCGACGACCGCCAGGTCTACCTCTACGGCGAGCGGGTCAAGGACGTCACGTCGCACCCGGCGTTCCACAACCCGATCCGGATGACGGCGCGCCTCTACGACGCGCTCCACGACCCGGCCACCAAGGACGTCCTCACGAAGCCGACCGACACCGGCAGCGACGGCTACACGCACCGCTTCTTCGCGACGCCGCGCAGCGTCGAAGACCTCGTGGGCGACCAGCAGGCGATCGCCGCGTGGTCGCGGCTGTCCTACGGCTGGATGGGCCGCAGCCCGGACTACAAGGCGGCCTTCCTCGGGACGCTCGGCGCGAACGCGGACTTCTACGCCCCCTTCGACGGCAACGCCCGGCGCTGGTACAAGGAAGCCCAGGAGAAGGTCCTGTACTGGAACCACGCGATCGTGCACCCGCCGGTCGACCGGAACCGGCCGCCGGACGAGGTCGCGGACGTGTTCGTGCACGTGGAGAAGGAGACCGACGCCGGCCTGATCGTCAGCGGCGCCAAGGTCGTCGCGACCGGGTCCGCGCTGACGCACGCGAACTTCATCGCCCACTACGGTATCCCGATCAAGAAGCGCGAGTTCGCGCTGGTCTGCACCATCCCGACCGGCGCGCCGGGCACCAAGCTGATCTGCCGTCCGTCCTATTCGGCCACCAGCGCGGTGATGGGCAGCCCGTTCGACCACCCGCTGTCGTCGCGGCTCGACGAGAACGACACGATCCTGGTGCTGGACAAGGTGCTCGTCCCGTGGGAGGACGTGTTCATCTACGGCGACATCGGCAAGGTGCAGCTGTTCACCGGCCAGTCCGGCTTCATCGAGCGGTTCACCTTCCACGGCTGCACGCGGCTCGCGGTGAAGCTCGAGTTCCTCGCCGGCCTGCTGATCAAGGCCCTGGAGATCACCGGCACCAAGGACTTCCGCGGCGTGCAGAGCCGGGTCGGCGAAGTGCTGGCGTGGCGCAACCTGTTCTGGTCGCTGTCGGACTCCGCGGCGCGCAACCCGGTGCCGTGGCGCAACGGCGCGTACCTGCCCAACCCGCAGTACGGCCTGGCCTACCGGTGGTTCATGCAGGTCGGCTACCCGCGGGTGCGGGAGATCATCATGCAGGACGTCGCGAGCGGCCTCATCTACACCAACTCGAGCGCCGAGGACTTCAAGAACCCCGAGATCCGGCCGTACCTCGACAAGTACGTCCGCGGCTCGGGCGGTGTCGACTCGGTCGAGCGCGCGAAGGTGATGAAGCTGCTGTGGGACGCCGTCGGCACCGAGTTCGGCGGCCGGCACGAGCTCTACGAGCGCAACTACGCGGGCAGCCACGAGAACACCCGGGTCGAGCTGCTGTTCGGCCAGCTCGCCGACGGCACGGTCGACGGCTACAAGTCCTTTGTGGACGATTGCCTGGCCGAGTACGACCTGGACGGCTGGACGGTGCCCGACCTCTCGTCGTTCGGCGAGCTGCGCCACTTCCGGGACGGGCTGTCCGGGCTCTGA
- a CDS encoding thiamine pyrophosphate-binding protein — protein MTTLAAAVAETIAHHGIRHAFGVVGNGNIYFVEALTGTGARYVPARHEGGAVAMAEAYYRTTGEVAVCTTTYGPGLTNVATGLTEAVKRRSPVLLVCGDAPVGRPPRPTDFAQREFIESLGARAVRVTDPATARETAADALELARQDRVPVVLCLPDDLLKAEVPAVPAPQAATARLVHVTPPAPGELAPVLEALAGARRPLVLAGAGAWQAGAAKILADLADELGGLLATTVQAAGLFAGHKWSVGLCGGFSSPRAAELIAEADVVLAFGATLNVFTLHGGKLPGPDATLVRIDASAAPAIPRVDLTVTGDAADVAVALLDTLRARGTGASGWRTELGELGKIGWVDAPFDDRSTADRIDPRALSAELARLLPPERTLVTDGGHFAGWPIMYLPAPDPAGLVFTGVGFQVIGLGFAGAVGAVTGRPDRTTVVALGDGGALMGLPDLETLVRTAESALVVVYDDAAYGWEVHVYGDVADPDSIAFADTDFAGLARAFGATAAVVRTVEDLDAVRAWLDRGRAGTLVLDCKVVPDVVAGFLADLAGQLQAGGGPAGAPGSGRAAA, from the coding sequence ATGACGACGCTCGCGGCCGCGGTGGCCGAGACCATCGCGCACCACGGCATCCGGCACGCCTTCGGCGTGGTCGGCAACGGCAACATCTACTTCGTCGAGGCCCTGACCGGCACCGGCGCCCGCTACGTGCCGGCCCGGCACGAAGGTGGCGCCGTCGCCATGGCCGAGGCGTACTACCGCACGACGGGCGAGGTGGCGGTCTGCACCACCACCTACGGCCCCGGCCTGACGAACGTCGCGACCGGGCTCACCGAAGCGGTGAAGCGGCGCAGCCCGGTCCTGCTCGTCTGCGGGGACGCGCCGGTGGGCCGGCCGCCCCGGCCGACCGACTTCGCCCAGCGGGAGTTCATCGAGAGCCTCGGTGCCCGCGCGGTCCGCGTCACCGACCCGGCGACCGCGCGCGAAACCGCGGCGGACGCGCTCGAGCTGGCCCGCCAGGACCGCGTCCCGGTGGTGCTCTGCCTGCCCGACGACCTGCTCAAGGCCGAGGTCCCGGCCGTACCGGCACCCCAGGCGGCGACCGCGCGCCTGGTGCACGTGACACCGCCCGCCCCCGGCGAGCTGGCGCCGGTTCTCGAAGCCCTCGCGGGGGCACGGCGGCCGCTGGTCCTCGCCGGCGCCGGCGCCTGGCAGGCGGGCGCGGCGAAGATCCTGGCCGACCTCGCCGACGAGCTCGGCGGCCTGCTGGCCACGACCGTGCAGGCGGCCGGGCTGTTCGCCGGGCACAAGTGGTCGGTCGGGCTGTGCGGCGGGTTCTCCTCGCCGCGCGCGGCCGAACTGATCGCCGAGGCCGATGTCGTGCTCGCCTTCGGCGCCACGCTCAACGTCTTCACCCTGCACGGGGGCAAGCTGCCCGGCCCCGACGCGACGCTGGTGCGGATCGACGCCTCCGCCGCCCCGGCGATCCCGCGGGTCGACCTCACGGTCACCGGCGACGCCGCCGACGTGGCCGTGGCCCTGCTCGACACGCTCCGGGCCCGCGGTACCGGCGCGTCCGGCTGGCGCACCGAGCTCGGCGAGCTCGGGAAGATCGGCTGGGTGGACGCGCCGTTCGACGACCGGAGCACCGCCGACCGGATCGACCCGCGCGCGCTGTCGGCGGAGCTGGCCCGGCTGCTGCCCCCGGAGCGCACGCTGGTCACCGACGGCGGGCACTTCGCCGGCTGGCCGATCATGTACCTGCCGGCGCCGGATCCCGCCGGCCTGGTGTTCACCGGGGTCGGGTTCCAGGTGATCGGATTGGGCTTCGCGGGCGCGGTCGGCGCGGTCACCGGGCGCCCGGACCGCACCACCGTGGTCGCCCTCGGCGACGGCGGCGCCCTGATGGGCCTGCCCGACCTCGAGACGCTGGTCCGCACCGCCGAGTCCGCGCTGGTGGTCGTCTACGACGACGCCGCCTACGGCTGGGAGGTCCACGTCTACGGCGACGTCGCCGACCCGGACTCGATCGCCTTCGCCGACACGGACTTCGCCGGCCTCGCCCGTGCGTTCGGCGCGACGGCCGCCGTGGTGCGGACGGTCGAGGACCTCGACGCCGTCCGGGCGTGGCTCGACCGGGGCCGCGCGGGAACGCTCGTGCTGGACTGCAAGGTCGTCCCGGACGTGGTGGCCGGGTTCCTCGCGGACCTGGCCGGACAGCTGCAGGCGGGCGGTGGCCCGGCGGGAGCGCCGGGGTCCGGCCGGGCCGCCGCGTGA
- a CDS encoding extracellular solute-binding protein, whose translation MGTRTVVDVWLADLTFPNYMEPLLRLGEEFERRHPEYEIKIQSSNFRRMPQEIHEAALGGRRPAIAEYYYTATQIARDAVDRDGVPLFTPVERAVAGRTEILGEPVVTGDVIRPLRDFYSQDGELGSMPTVGTTSLLYTNKSVLDAAGVREIPRTWGELEAACAAVARLSGGPSHGVTWANHGIFFQQALGTQGALMVEPDNGRTARGTRISLAGKEMLTWVEWWQRLHAAGTYLYTGAVNDWLGTFQRFIGGQTAFRFSSCTDVRYTVAAAKDAGFDLVVSRLPYNEQVPFAGNVVAGTSLWLGAGLDPVVEEGALAFLQFVNNPRNAAEWHKISSFIPVTNAAIARLEDEGYFAEHPYHRVAPDQLHAGDGSLAARGPLLGDYGGIHDVLTAAMDDVLARGADPAERFRRAEADAQALLDAYVHDVTSGGPRGPHCFTVD comes from the coding sequence ATGGGCACCAGGACCGTGGTCGACGTCTGGCTCGCCGATCTGACGTTCCCGAACTACATGGAGCCGCTGCTGCGGCTCGGCGAGGAGTTCGAGCGTCGGCACCCCGAGTACGAGATCAAGATCCAGAGCAGCAACTTCCGGCGGATGCCGCAGGAGATCCACGAAGCCGCGCTCGGCGGCCGGCGCCCGGCGATCGCCGAGTACTACTACACGGCGACGCAGATCGCGCGCGACGCCGTCGACCGGGACGGCGTGCCGCTGTTCACGCCGGTGGAGCGCGCCGTCGCCGGCCGCACGGAGATCCTCGGCGAGCCGGTGGTGACGGGTGACGTCATCCGGCCGCTGCGGGACTTCTACAGCCAGGACGGCGAGCTCGGCTCGATGCCGACGGTCGGCACGACGAGCCTGCTGTACACCAACAAGTCCGTCCTGGACGCCGCCGGCGTCCGGGAGATCCCGCGGACGTGGGGGGAGCTCGAGGCGGCGTGCGCGGCCGTCGCCCGGCTGTCCGGCGGTCCTTCCCACGGCGTCACGTGGGCCAACCACGGCATCTTCTTCCAGCAGGCGCTGGGCACACAGGGCGCGCTGATGGTGGAGCCGGACAACGGCCGGACCGCGCGCGGCACCCGGATCAGCCTGGCCGGTAAGGAGATGCTCACCTGGGTCGAGTGGTGGCAGCGCCTGCACGCGGCGGGCACGTACCTCTACACCGGCGCCGTCAACGACTGGCTCGGCACGTTCCAGCGGTTCATCGGCGGGCAGACGGCGTTCCGCTTCAGCTCGTGCACCGACGTGCGCTACACGGTGGCGGCGGCGAAGGACGCCGGGTTCGACCTGGTGGTGAGCCGGCTGCCGTACAACGAGCAGGTGCCGTTCGCGGGCAACGTCGTCGCGGGCACGTCCCTGTGGCTCGGCGCCGGCCTGGACCCCGTGGTCGAAGAGGGCGCGCTGGCGTTCCTGCAGTTCGTGAACAACCCGCGCAACGCGGCGGAGTGGCACAAGATCAGCAGCTTCATCCCGGTGACGAACGCGGCGATCGCGCGGCTCGAGGACGAGGGCTACTTCGCCGAGCACCCGTACCACCGGGTGGCCCCGGACCAGCTCCACGCCGGCGACGGCTCGCTCGCCGCCCGCGGCCCGCTGCTGGGCGACTACGGCGGCATCCACGACGTGCTGACGGCGGCGATGGACGACGTCCTGGCCCGCGGCGCGGACCCGGCGGAGCGGTTCCGCCGCGCGGAGGCCGACGCGCAGGCGCTGCTGGACGCGTACGTCCACGACGTGACCTCAGGGGGCCCGCGCGGGCCGCACTGCTTCACCGTCGACTGA
- a CDS encoding FAD-binding oxidoreductase — protein sequence MSTNGHPTGLGASTITSADPRYASMVRGHNHRFVARPDYVRVVTTTEQVVETVGAAVAADERITVRSGGHGFEDFATADSGVLLDMSEMNQVYYDPERLAFAIESGATLGHVYRVLFKGWNVTLPAGECTEVGVGGHFAGGGYGTLSRRIGAVVDYLYAVEVVVADADGTARAVVATREEDDPNRDLWWAHTGGGGGNFGIVTRYWVRSPGITEGAPEELLPKAPSMWRNGMVAWDWSSITEADFKRLLKNVGDWFERNSDPGSPHAQHSAFFYSSHRSNGILSIGGMVDGAVEGGEELLDAYFDAVTEGVSAQPVFRQQTFRPWLYFAAYPNWGDQGTPDVRRVKIKAAYLRKGYTDAQIDTIWEHLGTGTTSRKELILIGYGGEVNTVAPEATATAQRDSILKAAFMAWWGDEADDELVLGQVRDFYRDVYAETGGVPVPNEYNDGSYINYPDADLADPAHNKSGVAWTTLYYKDNYPRLQRVKKRYDPRNVFHHSLSIELPED from the coding sequence GTGAGCACGAACGGCCATCCGACCGGGCTCGGCGCGTCCACCATCACGTCCGCGGACCCCCGCTACGCCAGCATGGTGCGCGGGCACAACCACCGGTTCGTCGCCCGGCCCGACTACGTGCGCGTGGTGACCACGACCGAGCAGGTCGTCGAGACCGTCGGCGCCGCGGTGGCGGCGGACGAGCGGATCACCGTGCGCAGCGGCGGGCACGGCTTCGAGGACTTCGCCACCGCCGACAGCGGCGTGCTGCTCGACATGTCGGAGATGAACCAGGTCTACTACGACCCGGAGCGGCTCGCGTTCGCGATCGAGTCCGGCGCCACCCTCGGGCACGTGTACCGCGTGCTGTTCAAGGGCTGGAACGTCACGCTCCCGGCCGGCGAGTGCACCGAGGTCGGCGTCGGCGGGCACTTCGCCGGCGGCGGCTACGGCACGCTCTCGCGGCGCATCGGCGCGGTCGTCGACTACCTCTACGCCGTGGAGGTCGTGGTCGCCGACGCCGACGGCACCGCCCGCGCGGTCGTCGCGACCCGCGAGGAGGACGACCCGAACCGCGACCTGTGGTGGGCGCACACCGGTGGCGGCGGCGGCAACTTCGGCATCGTCACCCGGTACTGGGTGCGCTCCCCCGGCATCACCGAAGGCGCGCCGGAAGAGCTGCTGCCGAAGGCGCCGAGCATGTGGCGCAACGGCATGGTCGCCTGGGACTGGAGCTCGATCACCGAAGCCGACTTCAAGCGGCTGCTGAAGAACGTCGGCGACTGGTTCGAGCGCAACAGCGACCCGGGCTCGCCGCACGCGCAGCACTCGGCGTTCTTCTACTCCTCCCACCGCTCCAACGGGATCCTGTCCATCGGCGGCATGGTCGACGGCGCGGTCGAAGGCGGCGAGGAGCTGCTGGACGCCTACTTCGACGCGGTCACCGAAGGCGTTTCCGCGCAGCCGGTGTTCCGCCAGCAGACGTTCCGGCCGTGGCTGTACTTCGCGGCCTACCCGAACTGGGGCGACCAGGGCACGCCGGACGTCCGGCGGGTCAAGATCAAGGCCGCGTACCTGCGCAAGGGCTACACCGACGCGCAGATCGACACGATCTGGGAGCACCTGGGCACCGGGACGACGTCCCGCAAGGAGCTGATCCTCATCGGCTACGGCGGCGAGGTGAACACGGTGGCCCCGGAGGCGACCGCCACCGCCCAGCGCGACTCGATCCTCAAGGCCGCGTTCATGGCCTGGTGGGGCGACGAGGCGGACGACGAGCTGGTACTCGGCCAGGTGCGCGACTTCTACCGCGACGTCTACGCCGAAACCGGCGGTGTCCCGGTCCCCAACGAGTACAACGACGGCTCGTACATCAACTACCCCGACGCCGACCTGGCCGACCCGGCGCACAACAAGTCGGGTGTCGCCTGGACGACGTTGTACTACAAGGACAACTACCCGCGGCTGCAGCGGGTGAAGAAGCGGTACGACCCGCGGAACGTGTTCCACCACAGCCTGTCGATCGAGCTGCCGGAAGACTGA